One window of the Nocardia huaxiensis genome contains the following:
- a CDS encoding MlaD family protein, with protein MRIRKTAIAVLAGVLTTAACGFDPAQVDVPGTRVGGPTYMLRIEFPNALNLPPGAKVIANGVLAGNLDGLEVVEPGSDSAGKGFVVATVDITESVRLPANVTAELRQATPLGDVHIALTSPPDATGPALGDGATIPLRQTVTPLQVEDTLAGLATAMGSGAILDLQKIVRQLNTALPDHPEQTARMFAVLGADFTDVAAHLDDVDSFLEGLEANARQILDDEPMLSKLLADYGVEHVSAVVNSVLGVLLIMSALAPVATNAAWLAPAVAGLDDTAKALVPLLFTNRPLDLNAPSNLNAMVALLRDKIIPFAERGPKVNVVGATIGDTDAPAVAEDDQVQRILETLRMIGAVR; from the coding sequence CGCGATCGCGGTCCTGGCCGGCGTACTCACCACCGCGGCATGCGGTTTCGATCCGGCGCAGGTCGACGTCCCCGGCACCCGGGTCGGCGGGCCGACCTACATGCTGCGCATCGAATTCCCGAACGCATTGAACCTGCCGCCGGGCGCGAAGGTGATCGCCAACGGCGTGCTCGCGGGGAACCTGGACGGTCTCGAAGTCGTCGAGCCCGGAAGCGACTCGGCGGGAAAGGGTTTCGTCGTGGCTACGGTGGACATCACCGAATCGGTGCGCTTGCCCGCGAACGTCACTGCCGAACTGCGCCAGGCCACCCCGCTCGGCGACGTTCACATCGCGCTCACCTCCCCTCCGGATGCGACGGGACCGGCACTCGGCGATGGGGCGACCATCCCCCTGCGGCAGACGGTCACCCCCTTACAGGTGGAGGACACGCTCGCGGGGCTGGCCACGGCGATGGGCAGTGGCGCGATCCTCGACCTGCAGAAGATCGTCCGCCAGTTGAACACCGCACTGCCCGACCATCCCGAACAGACGGCGCGGATGTTCGCCGTCCTGGGCGCCGATTTCACCGATGTGGCCGCCCACCTGGACGACGTCGACTCCTTCCTCGAGGGGCTGGAAGCCAATGCCCGCCAGATCCTCGACGACGAACCCATGCTGAGCAAGCTGCTCGCCGACTACGGCGTCGAACACGTCTCGGCCGTGGTGAATTCGGTGCTCGGCGTGCTGCTCATCATGTCGGCCCTGGCGCCGGTGGCCACCAACGCGGCATGGCTGGCCCCGGCCGTCGCCGGCCTCGACGACACCGCGAAAGCCCTGGTGCCGTTGCTGTTCACCAACCGTCCCCTGGACCTGAACGCACCTTCGAACCTCAACGCCATGGTCGCGCTGTTGCGCGACAAGATCATTCCCTTCGCCGAGCGCGGTCCGAAGGTGAACGTCGTCGGCGCGACCATCGGCGACACGGACGCACCCGCTGTCGCCGAGGACGACCAGGTACAGCGAATCCTCGAGACCCTGCGCATGATCGGAGCCGTCCGATGA
- a CDS encoding acetyl-CoA C-acetyltransferase translates to MTVEAFIYDAIRTPRGRGKQNGSLHGIKPVSLMAGLIDGLLERHPGLDPAAIEDVVLGVVSPLGDQGGCIARTAAMVAGLPETVPGFQLNRFCGSGLEAVNVAAQKVRSGFETLVIGGGVESMSRVPMGSDGGAMMNDPATVYDTYFVTQGIGADLIATMEGFSRETVDTYAVRSQRLAANAWADGYFGHSVVPVRDQNGVTVLDRDEHLRPGTTVENLAGLRPSFAAMGDMGFDAVALQKYHWVEKIDHVHHGGNSSGIVDGAALVLLGNEQAGKTFGLVPRARVVAAAASGADNTIMLTGPTPATRKLLAHNGLTVDDIDLFEINEAFAAVALKYQKDLGIPDEKLNVNGGAIAMGHPLGATGAMILGTMVDELERRAARRAVITLCIGGGMGIATLIERV, encoded by the coding sequence GTGACTGTCGAGGCATTTATCTACGACGCCATCCGCACGCCGCGCGGCCGTGGCAAGCAGAACGGTTCGCTGCACGGGATCAAACCGGTTTCACTGATGGCCGGGCTGATCGACGGACTGCTCGAGCGTCACCCGGGCCTCGACCCCGCAGCGATCGAGGACGTCGTGCTCGGCGTCGTCAGCCCCCTCGGCGACCAGGGCGGATGCATCGCGCGGACAGCGGCGATGGTTGCCGGGCTGCCGGAGACCGTCCCTGGATTTCAGCTGAACCGGTTCTGTGGTTCCGGTCTGGAAGCGGTCAACGTCGCGGCCCAGAAGGTGCGCTCCGGTTTCGAGACGCTGGTGATCGGTGGCGGTGTCGAATCGATGTCCCGGGTGCCCATGGGCTCCGACGGTGGCGCCATGATGAACGACCCGGCCACGGTCTACGACACCTACTTCGTCACGCAGGGCATCGGCGCCGACCTCATCGCCACGATGGAGGGCTTCTCCCGCGAGACGGTCGATACCTACGCGGTGCGTTCGCAGCGGCTGGCGGCCAACGCCTGGGCCGACGGCTACTTCGGCCACTCGGTGGTCCCCGTGCGGGATCAGAACGGCGTCACCGTGCTGGATCGCGACGAGCACCTGCGTCCGGGCACCACGGTCGAGAACCTGGCCGGTCTGCGCCCGTCGTTCGCGGCCATGGGGGACATGGGATTCGACGCCGTCGCATTGCAGAAGTACCACTGGGTCGAGAAGATCGACCACGTCCACCACGGTGGCAATTCCTCGGGCATCGTCGACGGCGCGGCGCTGGTCCTGCTCGGAAACGAGCAGGCGGGCAAGACCTTCGGGCTCGTCCCGCGGGCACGTGTCGTGGCGGCTGCCGCCTCCGGCGCGGACAACACGATCATGCTCACCGGCCCCACCCCGGCGACGCGAAAGTTGCTGGCGCACAACGGGTTGACCGTGGACGACATCGACTTGTTCGAAATCAACGAGGCTTTCGCGGCCGTGGCGCTGAAATATCAGAAAGACCTCGGCATTCCGGACGAGAAGCTCAACGTCAACGGCGGCGCCATCGCCATGGGCCACCCGCTCGGCGCCACCGGCGCGATGATCCTCGGAACGATGGTCGACGAGCTGGAACGCCGCGCGGCGCGCCGCGCTGTCATCACGCTGTGCATCGGCGGCGGTATGGGCATCGCGACCCTCATCGAACGAGTGTGA
- a CDS encoding TetR/AcrR family transcriptional regulator: MSATPTTDDSKSRRVRMASDERRRQIVEVAQRLFSQRPYSEVSTADIAEAAGIGRPNLHYHFGTKRELYVEVVRNFARLPPIPRVRRQHGTLEERIHHTIDRWLDTVWENRGTFMTIFEGGPINNDREIEDLLEEGREAWAARLAELLELPGGATRPARALIRSFQSMAETTVDEWLRRDRLSRDEALLLLTMTLRAVAVDVAPSILDPTSPKAKQNG, translated from the coding sequence ATGTCTGCGACTCCGACGACCGATGACTCCAAGTCCCGCCGTGTTCGAATGGCGAGCGACGAGCGCCGCCGACAGATCGTGGAGGTCGCCCAGCGCCTCTTCTCGCAACGTCCCTACTCCGAGGTATCGACCGCGGACATCGCCGAAGCCGCCGGCATCGGGCGCCCCAACCTGCACTACCACTTCGGCACGAAGCGAGAGCTGTATGTCGAGGTGGTCCGCAATTTCGCGCGGCTTCCACCCATCCCCCGGGTTCGACGGCAGCACGGAACCCTGGAGGAGAGGATCCACCACACGATCGACCGATGGCTCGACACCGTGTGGGAGAACCGCGGCACGTTCATGACGATCTTCGAGGGCGGCCCGATCAACAACGACCGAGAGATCGAAGACCTCCTCGAGGAGGGCCGTGAGGCCTGGGCCGCACGCCTGGCGGAACTGCTCGAACTGCCCGGAGGCGCCACCCGGCCCGCGCGTGCGCTGATTCGAAGCTTCCAGTCGATGGCCGAGACCACCGTCGACGAATGGTTGCGCAGGGACAGGCTGTCCCGCGACGAGGCCCTCCTCCTGCTCACCATGACATTGCGGGCGGTCGCAGTGGATGTGGCACCGAGCATTCTCGACCCGACGAGCCCGAAAGCCAAGCAGAACGGCTAG
- a CDS encoding 3-hydroxyacyl-CoA dehydrogenase NAD-binding domain-containing protein yields the protein MSDNTIRWESGSDGIVLLTMDDPAQSANTMNDRHIASLRAVVDRLVSERDSITGVILTSAKKTFFAGGDLNDLITARKENAAEFFAGIEAVKADLRRLETLGKPVVAAINGAALGGGLEIALATHRRIALSDNHIQIGLPEVGLGLLPGGGGIARTVRMLGVHKALTDVLLQGPRMSPARALQLGLIDEVAESPQELLTAARKWILDNPAPVQPWDVPGYRIPGGTPADGSFVANLPLVTAGLRKQLKGANLPAPRAILAAAVEGSQVGFDIASTIESRYLTELATGQVAKNMIQAFFFDMQHIKSGGSRPEGYPRHSFTKVAVLGAGMMGAGIAYVCARAGIEVVLKDTSLDAAERGKNYSVELVEKAVSRGQLSREHGEELLERIHPTAEYADATGADLVIEAVFEDPAIKGAVFGEIEPVVAGDAVLGSNTSTLPITGLAESVSRPEDFIGMHFFSPVDKMALLEIVVGAKTSDATLAKAIDLAYAIGKTPIVVNDRRGFFTSRVIMQFAAEALAMLGEGLAPASIEQAGVQAGYPAPPLQLQDELTLTLARKAREETKAAVLAAGETWSENGSESVVDRMIDEFGRGGRSSGAGFYDYTDGKRAGLWPGLYEHFRKPGYEIPFEDMKERMLFIEALETVKCFDEGVLRSVADANIGSILGIGYPSWTGGVVQYINGYEGGVAGFVARAEELAAEYGPRFQPPASLIAQAGAGRWPE from the coding sequence ATGAGCGACAACACAATTCGCTGGGAGTCCGGATCCGACGGCATCGTCCTGCTGACCATGGACGATCCGGCTCAGTCCGCCAACACCATGAACGACCGCCACATCGCCTCCCTGCGTGCGGTGGTCGACCGGCTGGTATCCGAACGCGACTCGATCACCGGCGTGATCCTGACCTCGGCGAAGAAGACCTTCTTCGCCGGTGGCGACCTCAACGACCTCATCACGGCGCGCAAGGAGAATGCCGCGGAATTCTTCGCCGGCATCGAGGCCGTCAAGGCCGACCTGCGTCGTCTCGAGACGCTCGGCAAGCCGGTGGTCGCGGCGATCAACGGCGCCGCGCTCGGCGGCGGCCTCGAGATCGCGCTGGCCACGCATCGCCGGATCGCGCTGTCGGACAACCACATTCAGATCGGCCTGCCGGAAGTCGGACTGGGGCTGCTGCCCGGTGGTGGCGGGATCGCGAGGACCGTGCGGATGCTGGGCGTGCACAAGGCGCTGACCGATGTGCTGTTGCAGGGACCCCGGATGAGCCCGGCGCGGGCGTTGCAGTTGGGCCTGATCGACGAAGTTGCCGAGAGCCCGCAAGAATTGCTCACCGCCGCCCGCAAGTGGATCCTCGACAACCCCGCCCCGGTGCAGCCCTGGGACGTGCCGGGCTACCGGATCCCGGGCGGCACACCCGCCGACGGGAGCTTCGTCGCGAACCTCCCGCTGGTGACCGCCGGACTACGTAAACAACTCAAGGGCGCGAATCTGCCTGCGCCGCGCGCCATCCTGGCCGCCGCGGTCGAGGGCAGTCAGGTCGGATTCGATATCGCGTCGACCATCGAATCGCGCTACCTCACCGAGCTGGCGACCGGTCAGGTCGCGAAGAACATGATCCAGGCGTTCTTCTTCGATATGCAGCACATCAAATCCGGTGGCTCCCGCCCCGAGGGCTATCCCCGGCATTCCTTCACGAAGGTCGCCGTCCTCGGCGCGGGCATGATGGGCGCCGGCATCGCCTATGTCTGCGCTCGGGCAGGCATCGAGGTGGTGCTGAAGGACACGAGCCTCGATGCGGCCGAACGCGGCAAGAACTACTCGGTCGAACTGGTCGAGAAGGCGGTCTCCCGTGGGCAGCTCAGCCGGGAGCACGGCGAGGAGCTGCTGGAGCGGATCCATCCGACCGCGGAGTACGCGGACGCGACCGGCGCGGATCTGGTGATCGAGGCGGTCTTCGAGGACCCGGCGATCAAGGGCGCGGTGTTCGGCGAGATCGAACCCGTGGTCGCGGGCGACGCGGTTCTGGGCTCGAACACCTCGACCCTGCCGATCACCGGATTGGCCGAAAGCGTCTCGCGGCCCGAGGATTTCATCGGCATGCACTTCTTCTCGCCGGTCGACAAGATGGCGCTGCTGGAGATCGTCGTCGGTGCGAAGACCAGCGACGCGACCCTGGCGAAGGCGATCGACCTCGCGTACGCGATCGGCAAGACCCCCATCGTGGTCAACGACCGGCGCGGGTTCTTCACCAGCAGGGTGATCATGCAGTTCGCCGCGGAGGCCCTCGCCATGCTCGGCGAGGGTTTGGCGCCGGCGTCCATCGAGCAGGCCGGGGTCCAGGCCGGGTATCCGGCCCCGCCGCTGCAACTCCAGGACGAGCTGACCCTCACCTTGGCCCGCAAGGCCAGGGAGGAGACCAAAGCGGCCGTGCTCGCCGCGGGTGAGACATGGTCCGAGAACGGCTCGGAATCCGTCGTGGACCGCATGATCGATGAATTCGGCCGCGGTGGGCGCTCGAGCGGAGCCGGTTTCTACGACTACACAGACGGCAAACGCGCCGGACTGTGGCCCGGCCTGTACGAGCACTTCCGCAAGCCCGGCTATGAGATTCCCTTCGAGGATATGAAGGAGCGCATGCTCTTCATCGAAGCGCTCGAAACGGTGAAGTGCTTCGACGAGGGGGTGCTCCGTTCGGTCGCCGACGCCAATATCGGCTCGATCCTGGGCATCGGATACCCCTCCTGGACCGGCGGTGTCGTGCAGTACATCAACGGATACGAGGGCGGCGTCGCCGGATTCGTCGCCCGAGCCGAAGAACTCGCCGCCGAGTACGGCCCGCGGTTCCAGCCGCCAGCGAGTCTGATCGCGCAGGCCGGGGCCGGGCGGTGGCCGGAGTGA
- a CDS encoding nitrate- and nitrite sensing domain-containing protein, protein MSNRKSLARPGVRARLLAIVLVSSITLLTIGVGAATYLVKTGREAENWADLASRLIDPALAMIEAFQDERLHSLRYLSGEPNAAADLTAVRGRTDAAITQVRGLLEVGREIDPDGSADEISGYRELYERFPSFRGSIDSRRTASGQVFDLFGKVIGSAFSAAMLAARVAPDSAIAVELSYAVAPLRTAEALSHAVAMGAVVFASQHPEVQQLTEFGDYVGEYRREAAYAASVFRAERLDQLHSITTGADWQLLAALEERTRSSETLTFTETAEWRNAATRVRSALLKLWQDKSLDAHVLARAHGARIATNSLYAGTAVLLVSALAFVVALVMANRVVARMQRLRHHTLELADRRLPDLMRRLTDGERVDPDAEVDGPEFGNDEIGHVAAAFHRAQLVAVSAAVAEAKTRAGVNAVFLDIAHRSQIVVHRQLALLDEAERTEENPAHLDLLFKLDHLATRARRNAENLIILGGGQPGRRWRTPVPLGDVVRGAVAESLDYTRIRAGRLPEVHIAGRAVADLIHALAELMDNATAFSPPHAPVAVSGAVVGRGVVVEIEDQGLGMPDTQLAERNDLLAHPPDFSVAVLTDDIRLGLFVVAKLVAKHGISVRLSESVYGGVRAVVLIPSSVIADFGAREHSADDR, encoded by the coding sequence ATGTCCAACCGGAAATCGCTTGCGCGACCGGGCGTGCGCGCGCGGCTGCTGGCGATCGTGCTCGTTTCCAGCATCACGCTGCTCACCATCGGGGTGGGTGCCGCCACCTACCTGGTGAAAACCGGCCGCGAGGCCGAGAATTGGGCCGATTTGGCCAGCCGGCTGATAGATCCGGCGCTGGCGATGATCGAAGCATTCCAGGATGAACGCCTCCACTCGCTGCGATATCTGAGCGGCGAGCCGAACGCCGCAGCCGACCTGACTGCCGTGCGCGGGCGCACCGATGCCGCCATCACGCAGGTGCGGGGTCTGCTGGAGGTAGGCCGGGAAATCGATCCGGATGGTTCGGCCGATGAGATCTCCGGCTACCGCGAACTGTACGAACGATTTCCGTCGTTCCGGGGTTCGATCGATTCTCGCCGAACGGCCTCGGGACAGGTATTCGACCTCTTCGGCAAGGTGATCGGCAGTGCGTTCTCCGCGGCGATGCTGGCGGCCAGGGTCGCGCCGGACTCCGCCATCGCCGTGGAACTTTCCTATGCCGTCGCACCGCTGCGCACCGCCGAAGCACTCTCACATGCGGTGGCAATGGGTGCGGTCGTCTTCGCCTCGCAACATCCGGAAGTGCAGCAGCTCACCGAATTCGGTGACTACGTCGGCGAGTATCGCCGCGAAGCGGCGTACGCGGCGTCGGTGTTTCGCGCCGAGCGGCTCGACCAGCTCCACAGCATCACGACGGGTGCCGACTGGCAGCTACTCGCCGCCCTGGAGGAGCGCACGCGATCCTCGGAAACGCTCACCTTCACCGAGACGGCGGAGTGGCGGAATGCCGCGACCCGGGTCCGTTCGGCTTTGCTGAAACTCTGGCAGGACAAGAGCCTCGACGCACATGTGCTGGCCCGTGCGCACGGCGCGCGCATCGCCACCAATTCGCTGTACGCGGGCACCGCGGTGTTGCTGGTATCCGCGCTGGCCTTCGTCGTCGCGCTCGTGATGGCCAATCGGGTCGTCGCACGGATGCAGCGCTTACGCCACCACACTCTCGAGCTGGCCGACCGGCGACTGCCGGACCTCATGCGCCGCCTGACCGACGGCGAACGGGTCGATCCCGATGCGGAAGTCGACGGGCCCGAATTCGGGAACGACGAAATCGGTCATGTGGCAGCGGCTTTCCACCGTGCCCAACTCGTCGCCGTCTCCGCCGCGGTCGCCGAGGCCAAGACCCGGGCAGGCGTGAACGCGGTCTTTCTCGATATCGCCCACCGCAGCCAGATCGTGGTGCACCGCCAACTGGCTCTGCTCGACGAAGCCGAACGGACCGAAGAGAATCCGGCCCATCTCGACCTGCTGTTCAAACTCGACCATCTGGCTACCCGCGCGCGCCGCAATGCGGAGAACCTCATCATTCTCGGTGGCGGGCAACCGGGCCGACGCTGGCGGACCCCGGTGCCACTGGGCGACGTCGTACGGGGCGCGGTAGCAGAGAGCTTGGACTACACCAGGATTCGGGCGGGCCGGCTGCCCGAGGTCCATATCGCCGGAAGGGCGGTCGCCGATCTCATTCACGCCTTGGCCGAACTGATGGACAACGCCACCGCGTTCTCGCCGCCGCACGCACCGGTCGCGGTATCGGGGGCTGTCGTCGGCCGAGGTGTGGTGGTCGAAATCGAGGACCAGGGGCTCGGCATGCCGGACACGCAGCTGGCTGAACGCAACGACCTGCTGGCACATCCCCCCGATTTCAGCGTGGCCGTTCTGACCGATGACATCCGGCTGGGATTGTTCGTGGTCGCGAAGCTTGTTGCCAAGCACGGTATTTCGGTCCGCCTGAGCGAATCGGTCTACGGGGGCGTTCGAGCCGTGGTGCTGATTCCTTCCAGCGTGATCGCCGATTTCGGCGCACGTGAACACAGTGCGGACGACCGCTAG
- a CDS encoding MlaD family protein: MSPMRWRPRAVKPGSILSLAAIAGVLVLGIGYLSFGVLHLDPFRDRHTVRILLTNSGGVGTGSPVLLSGVPVGKVTAVSTVASGVELRLDLQVRYRIPAASELRIEALSALGEPYVEFDPPNQNGPYLADGQLIDARTTALPMSIPQVAVRAVELMRQFDPQAISSLVGTIDTAITGTRGDLPAIEHASTLLAATILSRTDLIHQLLTDMQTLGADMDWTGTALASSGPQWTGFGTALDRLIVAASGLYSVGDSPADYHTGDGIVPFLQRLDALLQKIGPQLTGLAPALRPLMDTTAQAGSRIDIGALISQALATVGSDGAVHLRINLK, translated from the coding sequence ATGAGCCCGATGCGGTGGCGGCCGCGCGCCGTGAAACCCGGATCGATACTGTCGCTGGCAGCCATAGCCGGTGTGCTCGTTCTGGGCATCGGCTACCTGAGTTTCGGTGTGCTGCACCTGGATCCGTTCCGCGACCGGCATACGGTGCGGATTCTGCTGACCAACTCCGGTGGAGTCGGCACCGGCTCGCCTGTGCTGTTGAGCGGCGTCCCCGTCGGCAAGGTCACCGCCGTCTCCACCGTCGCGTCCGGAGTGGAACTGCGGCTCGATTTGCAAGTGCGCTACCGGATTCCGGCGGCCAGCGAGCTGCGCATCGAAGCGCTGTCCGCGCTCGGCGAACCCTACGTGGAATTCGATCCGCCCAACCAGAACGGCCCCTACCTGGCCGACGGCCAGCTCATCGACGCCCGCACCACCGCACTGCCCATGTCCATCCCGCAGGTGGCGGTGCGCGCGGTGGAGCTCATGCGGCAGTTCGATCCACAGGCCATCTCCTCCCTGGTCGGCACCATCGACACCGCCATCACCGGAACCCGCGGCGACCTGCCCGCCATCGAACACGCCTCCACCCTGCTGGCCGCCACCATCCTCAGCCGCACCGACCTCATCCACCAACTGCTCACCGACATGCAGACCCTCGGTGCCGACATGGATTGGACCGGAACGGCTTTGGCGTCCTCCGGCCCGCAGTGGACAGGCTTCGGCACCGCCCTGGACCGGCTCATCGTCGCCGCCTCCGGCCTGTACTCGGTCGGCGACTCACCCGCCGACTACCACACCGGCGACGGCATCGTCCCCTTCCTGCAACGGCTCGACGCCCTGCTCCAGAAGATCGGCCCGCAGCTGACCGGCCTCGCACCCGCACTACGCCCCCTGATGGACACCACCGCCCAGGCCGGAAGCCGAATCGACATCGGCGCCCTCATCTCGCAGGCCCTCGCCACCGTCGGCTCCGACGGCGCGGTCCATCTCCGGATCAACCTCAAATAA